The Candidatus Poribacteria bacterium genome includes the window ACCACCGCGGATCTCTTAATTGCCAAAGAAGCATTGCGACAGGTCGAAGCCCACATGTTTGCGGAACGGCTCTATCCAACGCTATCTGGTGGCGAGGCGAGTCGTGTTGATGTTGCGCGGATCCTTACACAGGCACCCGACCTGTTTCTGTTAGATGAACCAACGAACCATCTGGATCCGAGACACCAAGTGCAGATACTCAACTTGTGCAAAACGATTTGTGGGCATGGTAAAACTGCTATCACGGCAATTCACGACCTAAATCTCGCGTCAATGTATGCAGATCACCTGTTGCTACTGAAAGATGGGGTTTCTGTGGCTTGCGGCACCCCTGAAGTTGTGCTAACCTTGGATCTACTATCAGAAACTTATGGCATCCCGTTTGAAGTTCTGCCGCATCCAGATGGCTACCCGTGGGTGATGCCGAGTCTGAATCCCTCATAGAAATTTTATCTATGTTCCTGAAACAAAAAAGGATTGAAATTCGTTCTAACGTGTGATACACTATTAGGTGCCATAATAGAGAATGGAAATTTCAACATTCAATTAGAGGAACATCATCATGAGTCAAGTAACAAACAAAGCAATCATAAAGGAACTCACTCGCGTCTATTGGTTAGAGGTGGAAGCAACCATCAACTATCTCGCCATTTCTGTCGATTTAGACGGCATTCGCGCCGAAGAAATTAAAAAGTCCCTGGCAGCAGACATCCAGACAGAAATTACACATGCACAGGACCTTGCCGCCCGCATCAAGGAGATCGACGGACGAGTCCCCGGCTCGTTTGCCTTTAAACCCGAACAAGCCTCGCTTCAACCACCAGAAGATTCAACAGATGTCGTTGCAGCAATTCATGGTGTCATCGAAGCGGAAGACGCTGCGATTGAACAATACAACAAGATTATTCGTCTGTGTGATGGGATCGATTACGTTACGCAAGACCTCTGCATTAAACTTCTCGCTGATGAAGAGAAACATCGTCGGGAGTTCAGAGGCTTCCTCAAGGAATACGAGAAAGACTAATCTCATCAGAACAAACCGAAAAAAGAACAACGGGCATCACTGCCCGTTGTTTGCTTTTAAGCATCTAACTTGCTTAACATGAATTCCTATTGGTTTTCTTACAGTTTGTTCTAATGTTAACTACTTTACCCAGTAGAAATTACCGTTAGAAGCGGGCCAGTCAAGAGCATACAAAATTTGGGATTTCGTTTCATACTTCTCGACCTCATCACGGACTGGCGCCCAACACTTTTGCA containing:
- a CDS encoding ferritin-like domain-containing protein, which encodes MSQVTNKAIIKELTRVYWLEVEATINYLAISVDLDGIRAEEIKKSLAADIQTEITHAQDLAARIKEIDGRVPGSFAFKPEQASLQPPEDSTDVVAAIHGVIEAEDAAIEQYNKIIRLCDGIDYVTQDLCIKLLADEEKHRREFRGFLKEYEKD
- a CDS encoding ATP-binding cassette domain-containing protein, with protein sequence MIELDGVGYRINGNWLVRDINITIEKGMLWGFVGPNGAGKSTLLRLISGELLPTTGEIRILGKPIHSYTPQKLARLRAYLQQKRDINFPFTNLEIALFGRHPHLNGTKETTADLLIAKEALRQVEAHMFAERLYPTLSGGEASRVDVARILTQAPDLFLLDEPTNHLDPRHQVQILNLCKTICGHGKTAITAIHDLNLASMYADHLLLLKDGVSVACGTPEVVLTLDLLSETYGIPFEVLPHPDGYPWVMPSLNPS